From the genome of Halobellus litoreus, one region includes:
- a CDS encoding type II secretion system F family protein — MSGSDTAQSNTSDAVGRSKAAEDSTADGPRRAYADRSLGPLDRAAYALFASRADARRHERDRRAYRGTNVTVAFDLYLARTYALSWALAALVAGGVAAVGLLLPAGVVESAAAAVLERFGRVSGDGFGGSLPERIVLAPWQRTAVVGGVGALVAVGVHLGVVYAGGRYLRWLTAARRANIGRTLPSAVRYLNVLASGSDGRRAMLRRVADTDAYGETAVALRKALNTAAMTGNVDEGLRRVARDTPAQDSLAPFLLKFREHAEQGSDALREYLSMESRMLRHQQDRDRRRAEGFLELLAELFVVLLVLPALLVIVLTVMSIVAPGLSAPVRTPIGPITLRALVVYGSAGFILLVGVATAALVSRLRPPDQHVVYRRPASTLAILRTATTNPASAAVAFAPVGIAGFVASVSLGVDTVVSLLVGYVGFSIPVGLIAVRRARLDDAKDHELKDFVHAVSGHVNLGRPFSSAVDHVARDVDLGPLNRDVADLSMNLHLTTPVESGETDLRTAALDRFVDRVGTPMAEQTVGLVIGALDAGSDTGVVFETLQGEVGRLYHEKRALRSGMLVYVAVGWTTALLVIGISVATSANVFAGFDRLSTMSELSGVAVDPGAVDLARDQYRVYVTTQATMLAAGWFAGVASRGQYEALLHSGCLVAVCHVVFTGTGLV; from the coding sequence GTGAGCGGTTCGGATACGGCGCAGTCGAACACGTCGGACGCGGTCGGCCGCTCGAAGGCGGCGGAGGATTCGACGGCCGACGGACCCCGGCGCGCGTACGCCGACCGATCGCTCGGCCCCCTCGACCGCGCGGCGTACGCGCTCTTCGCCAGCCGTGCTGACGCGCGGCGACACGAACGCGACCGCCGCGCCTACCGCGGCACCAACGTCACGGTCGCGTTCGACCTGTATCTGGCCCGCACCTACGCGCTCTCGTGGGCGCTCGCCGCCCTCGTCGCCGGCGGCGTCGCCGCGGTCGGACTGCTCCTCCCCGCAGGGGTCGTCGAATCGGCCGCGGCGGCCGTCCTCGAACGGTTCGGTCGCGTCAGCGGCGACGGGTTCGGCGGCTCGCTCCCCGAGCGGATCGTCCTCGCCCCCTGGCAGCGGACCGCGGTCGTCGGCGGCGTCGGGGCGCTCGTCGCCGTCGGCGTCCACCTCGGCGTGGTCTACGCCGGCGGCCGCTACCTCCGCTGGCTCACCGCCGCGCGGCGGGCGAACATCGGGCGGACGCTGCCGAGCGCGGTGCGCTATCTGAACGTCCTCGCCTCGGGGAGCGACGGTCGACGGGCGATGCTCCGCCGCGTCGCCGACACCGACGCCTACGGCGAGACGGCGGTGGCGCTCCGAAAGGCGCTCAACACCGCCGCGATGACGGGGAACGTCGACGAGGGACTCCGTCGGGTCGCCAGGGACACGCCGGCGCAGGACAGCCTCGCGCCGTTTCTCCTCAAGTTCCGCGAGCACGCCGAGCAGGGGTCGGACGCCCTCAGGGAGTACCTCTCGATGGAGAGCCGGATGCTGCGACACCAGCAGGACAGGGACCGCCGGCGCGCGGAGGGTTTCCTCGAACTGCTTGCGGAACTGTTCGTCGTGCTGCTCGTCCTGCCGGCCCTGCTCGTGATCGTGCTCACCGTGATGAGCATCGTCGCGCCGGGGCTCTCCGCGCCCGTGCGGACCCCGATCGGACCGATCACGCTGCGCGCGCTCGTCGTCTACGGGAGCGCCGGCTTCATCCTCCTGGTCGGCGTCGCGACCGCCGCGCTCGTCTCGCGACTCCGGCCGCCAGACCAGCACGTCGTCTACCGTCGACCGGCGAGCACGCTCGCGATCCTCCGGACGGCGACGACGAACCCCGCGAGCGCCGCCGTCGCGTTCGCGCCGGTCGGGATCGCCGGGTTCGTCGCGTCGGTCAGCCTGGGCGTCGACACCGTGGTCTCGCTGCTCGTCGGCTACGTCGGTTTTTCGATCCCGGTCGGTCTCATCGCCGTCCGCCGGGCGCGACTCGACGACGCGAAGGACCACGAGTTGAAGGACTTCGTTCACGCCGTCTCCGGGCACGTCAACCTCGGCCGACCGTTCTCGTCGGCGGTCGACCACGTCGCGCGGGACGTGGACCTGGGACCGCTGAACCGCGACGTCGCGGACCTCTCGATGAACCTCCATCTCACGACGCCGGTCGAGAGCGGCGAGACGGACCTTCGAACCGCCGCCCTCGACCGCTTCGTCGACCGCGTCGGGACCCCGATGGCCGAGCAGACCGTCGGCCTCGTGATCGGCGCGCTCGACGCCGGCAGCGACACCGGCGTCGTCTTCGAGACGCTTCAGGGCGAGGTGGGACGGCTGTACCACGAGAAACGGGCGCTCCGCTCGGGAATGCTGGTTTACGTCGCGGTCGGGTGGACGACGGCGCTGCTCGTCATCGGAATCAGCGTCGCGACGAGCGCCAACGTCTTCGCGGGCTTCGATCGGCTCTCGACGATGTCGGAACTGTCCGGCGTCGCGGTCGATCCCGGCGCGGTCGACCTCGCGCGCGATCAGTACCGGGTGTACGTGACGACGCAGGCGACGATGCTGGCCGCCGGCTGGTTCGCCGGCGTCGCCAGCCGCGGGCAGTACGAGGCGCTGCTTCACTCGGGATGTCTCGTCGCCGTCTGCCACGTCGTCTTCACGGGGACGGGGTTGGTATGA